One stretch of Hymenobacter chitinivorans DSM 11115 DNA includes these proteins:
- a CDS encoding GrpB family protein: MTLPAFFPESRPVVLEPYRPAWADEYQRLAARLRAVAGTALGRIDHIGSTAVPGLSAKDVIDVQLTVTQLAEAGNLVAALRRAGFQQGLAWQYDIFHPLPPDSPELRKLYLREPAGERRLHLHVREAGRFNARYALLCRDYLRAHAPARQEYELLKQRAAHLFPASIEGYLFVKEPVFHLLYQAAELWAQATGWQLPAAHE, encoded by the coding sequence ATGACCTTGCCCGCCTTCTTTCCCGAGTCCCGGCCCGTGGTGCTGGAGCCCTACCGCCCGGCCTGGGCCGACGAATACCAGCGCCTGGCCGCCCGCCTGCGGGCCGTAGCGGGTACGGCCCTGGGGCGCATCGACCATATCGGCTCCACGGCGGTGCCCGGCCTGAGCGCCAAGGATGTCATCGACGTGCAGCTGACCGTAACCCAGCTGGCCGAGGCCGGCAACCTGGTGGCGGCCCTGCGGCGGGCGGGTTTTCAGCAGGGCCTGGCCTGGCAGTACGACATTTTCCACCCGCTGCCGCCCGATTCGCCGGAGCTGCGCAAGCTCTACCTGCGGGAGCCGGCCGGGGAGCGGCGCCTGCACCTGCACGTGCGGGAGGCCGGCCGCTTCAATGCCCGTTACGCCCTGCTCTGCCGCGACTACCTGCGCGCCCACGCCCCGGCCCGGCAGGAGTATGAGCTGCTCAAGCAGCGGGCGGCGCACCTGTTTCCGGCCAGCATCGAAGGCTATTTGTTTGTGAAGGAGCCCGTGTTTCATTTGCTCTATCAGGCCGCTGAGCTCTGGGCCCAGGCTACGGGCTGGCAGCTGCCCGCGGCGCACGAGTAG